In Paenibacillus hexagrammi, the following are encoded in one genomic region:
- a CDS encoding glycoside hydrolase family 2 TIM barrel-domain containing protein yields MRRLKVVSNVLMTLVLANTLSGGMTAYAETTNGYPEWNNNPDIFQVNREPAHNSFIPYGDVTSALHGADMISAMTENPSPYYQSLDGQWKFNLASNPDSRPADFYKDSYDISSWNNIKVPGEWQLQGYDFPIYTNITYPFWGNGNSKNVQPPVAPTEYNPVGSYKRTFTVPADWKTRQTFISFQGVESAFYVWVNGQKVGYSEDSFTAKDFNITPYLKDGENTLSVEVYRWSDGSWLEDQDMLRVSGIVRDVFLYSTPSVHMRDFGVVTDLDSDYKDASLNLKVNVKNYVDGTPGSHTVEGMLYDANEQPVFTQPVKMNVDFQGNAEVQVNSSTLVSNPLKWSAETPNLYTLVLSLKDADGKLIETAGTRVGFREFEIKTDASGSGKQQMLLNGKPIMIKGVDSGDASPDNGHGVTLDEMKKDVTLMKQFNINAVRTSHYPKNPFFYDLANEYGLYLLDEVNLETHGVRDTVPGNLAAWTENVKDRANSMVQRDKNHPSVLIWSLGNEAGSGSNFKAESDLIHSLDPTRPIHYEGYNDASVTDMVSNMYPSVSTLETYAKSSDPRPYIMCEYAHAMGNSEGNLQEYWDMIKKYPNLQGGFIWDWADQAVRMKSPGEKTYLQDTNATYTADYTGQITGQDGNASGVLQPKNITAPTVTLPNDAKYNITGPFTLEAWVKPQSAISDSPIIAKGDTQFALKMSGSTKLEIFAYRSGTWTSASAALPANWVNNWHHVAGTYDGSNLQLYIDGQIVATKAYTGTFSSNSYAMTIGKDLEKGRSSKMSFDKVRVYNRGLTLAELNDTSRTADANSVLWMDFNQEDAKSTPIEQHEYFAYGGDFGDSPNDGNFMSNGLVSADRTVQPELWEVKQVYQNIQVKPVDLATGKVDISNEFLFTNVNQYEADWELKADNLTIQQGTLDNLDIPALSSKQIAIPYTLPAAQPGVEYWLNVSFKLKADTLWAKQGHEIAKQQFSLPVADPGRPVTDLSSVSSVDVQEQDSKVTINNSDMELTFDKSKGTIDSFTYQGKQLMKDGPVPNFWRAPIDNDKGNGEPSRTATWKNAGDNRTVTKTTVTKIGDKIVRIDVEGTLPTTTASAYKTSYTVFGNGDIVVSNYMKPGASSLPEIPVVGTMVTVPQEFENITWYGRGPYENYQDRNSGSDVSMYSSTVEDQFFPYIEPSETGNKTDVRWVALTNESGDGLMAIGAPTIEASALHYTPNDLDGPQHPYQVTHRDDITLRLNYKQMGVGGDDSWGAKPHAPYMLLANRDYSYSYTLRPITASSSNLMSASKPITTVNLIKSITVNGKALDGFDPEKLSYTYNILRGQEQVPTVDVKTVDDQVIYHITPAADVSGKTVITVSSADGLITQTYDIQFQVVDHYLSDMDWVSATTGWSTVKKDTSIDGNPIRLRGDSGTVTYAKGIGTHADSEIIYDLTGKNYERFKAMVGVDQEVSNTGSDRNTVVFQVFLDGEKAFDSGLMRATTVAKPVDLDVTGKNELKLVVSQYDNVNYEDHGDWADAMLVPGARNNDATLHSISLGDQPLSGFDPEVLSYEVELPLGTTTVPSVTKAVYNEKASIAVQNAEAIPGTTMIVVTAESGSKRTYEIHFTAAQPAAATLEAPAEVKAEQQFDAAYSLSGVTQSVYAEDVTFTYDPDRLELISAEAADDHTTIVDKTEGSGQVRLLLAHIGGSFSNGEVLKLHFKALAVDETSSTEVQLSKVVLADGSGVEHELEGTSHSILIDVVDKASLTSLIEEAQSKHDAAVEGTASGQYPAGSKAELQAAIDQAQAIAGSTDATQEQVDQAEAALSASLQAFIDSIIHNSPGDMNNDGKYSIGDLAMLAAAYGKTSADAGWDSIKHADFNNDGKIGIEDLAAMALKLFE; encoded by the coding sequence ATGAGAAGATTAAAAGTTGTATCCAATGTATTGATGACTTTAGTACTTGCAAATACGTTAAGCGGCGGCATGACGGCCTACGCAGAAACGACGAACGGTTACCCGGAATGGAACAATAATCCTGACATTTTTCAGGTAAACCGCGAGCCGGCGCATAATTCATTTATTCCGTATGGAGATGTAACCTCAGCGCTTCATGGTGCGGATATGATTTCCGCCATGACGGAGAATCCGTCACCCTATTATCAATCGTTAGACGGACAGTGGAAATTCAACCTTGCGAGTAATCCCGATTCGCGACCTGCTGATTTTTACAAGGATTCTTACGACATAAGCTCTTGGAATAATATTAAAGTTCCTGGAGAATGGCAGCTTCAAGGGTACGATTTCCCGATTTACACCAATATTACTTATCCATTCTGGGGCAATGGCAATTCAAAGAACGTACAGCCTCCGGTGGCTCCAACCGAATATAATCCCGTAGGTTCTTACAAGCGCACGTTTACTGTTCCTGCGGACTGGAAAACTCGTCAGACCTTTATCTCCTTTCAAGGAGTTGAAAGCGCATTCTATGTGTGGGTGAACGGGCAGAAGGTCGGCTACAGCGAGGACAGCTTTACAGCTAAGGACTTTAATATCACGCCATACTTAAAGGATGGAGAAAACACGCTTTCTGTAGAGGTATATCGTTGGTCGGACGGCAGCTGGCTTGAGGATCAGGATATGCTGCGGGTCAGCGGTATTGTCCGTGATGTATTTTTGTACAGTACGCCATCGGTTCACATGAGGGATTTCGGCGTTGTAACGGATTTGGACTCTGATTATAAAGATGCATCTTTAAATTTGAAGGTGAACGTTAAAAACTATGTGGACGGAACACCCGGCAGCCATACAGTCGAAGGGATGCTGTACGACGCGAACGAACAGCCAGTGTTCACACAGCCGGTCAAGATGAACGTTGATTTTCAAGGTAACGCTGAAGTTCAAGTGAACAGCTCAACGCTGGTTTCGAATCCTTTAAAATGGTCGGCTGAAACGCCAAACCTGTACACACTTGTACTCAGCTTAAAGGATGCCGACGGGAAATTGATTGAAACAGCAGGTACGCGAGTCGGCTTCAGGGAGTTTGAAATCAAAACCGATGCAAGCGGCAGCGGCAAGCAGCAGATGCTGCTGAATGGCAAGCCGATCATGATCAAGGGCGTTGACAGCGGGGATGCCAGTCCTGACAACGGTCATGGAGTCACCCTCGATGAAATGAAGAAAGATGTTACGCTCATGAAGCAATTTAATATCAATGCTGTGCGTACTTCTCATTATCCGAAAAATCCGTTCTTCTACGACCTTGCAAACGAATACGGTCTTTATTTACTCGATGAAGTTAACTTGGAAACACATGGCGTCAGGGATACGGTCCCCGGTAATCTGGCAGCCTGGACGGAGAACGTGAAGGATCGTGCGAATAGCATGGTACAGCGGGATAAGAATCATCCGTCGGTCCTCATTTGGTCCTTAGGAAACGAAGCGGGATCAGGCAGCAACTTCAAGGCCGAATCCGATTTGATTCACAGTCTGGACCCGACGCGCCCAATTCATTATGAGGGCTATAACGATGCTTCCGTCACAGATATGGTCAGCAACATGTACCCAAGCGTATCGACGCTCGAAACATACGCAAAGAGCAGTGACCCGAGACCTTATATCATGTGCGAATATGCGCATGCGATGGGCAACAGTGAGGGTAATCTGCAGGAATATTGGGATATGATCAAAAAATATCCGAATCTCCAGGGCGGATTTATTTGGGATTGGGCGGATCAAGCGGTTCGCATGAAGTCGCCTGGCGAGAAAACGTATCTACAGGATACGAATGCTACTTACACAGCGGACTATACCGGTCAAATTACTGGCCAGGATGGAAACGCTTCCGGGGTTCTGCAGCCGAAAAACATTACGGCACCAACGGTAACTCTGCCAAACGATGCGAAGTATAACATCACGGGTCCATTTACGCTAGAAGCTTGGGTGAAACCGCAATCTGCGATTTCTGACAGCCCTATTATTGCTAAAGGGGATACGCAGTTTGCATTGAAAATGAGCGGCTCCACGAAGCTGGAAATTTTCGCATACCGTAGCGGCACATGGACATCCGCGAGCGCAGCGCTGCCGGCAAACTGGGTGAATAATTGGCATCATGTGGCGGGAACGTATGACGGTTCAAACCTGCAGCTCTACATCGACGGTCAAATCGTCGCGACTAAGGCCTACACAGGAACCTTCTCCTCCAATTCTTATGCGATGACAATCGGCAAGGATCTGGAGAAAGGCCGTTCCTCGAAAATGAGCTTTGACAAGGTTCGCGTTTATAACCGCGGTCTGACCTTAGCGGAATTAAACGATACATCCCGCACAGCGGATGCCAATTCTGTGCTGTGGATGGATTTTAATCAGGAAGATGCCAAGTCAACGCCGATTGAGCAGCATGAGTACTTTGCATATGGCGGAGATTTTGGAGACAGTCCGAACGACGGGAATTTCATGTCTAACGGGCTTGTATCAGCGGATCGTACGGTTCAGCCAGAGCTGTGGGAAGTGAAGCAAGTCTACCAAAACATTCAAGTGAAGCCAGTGGACTTAGCAACGGGTAAGGTTGATATTTCCAATGAATTCCTGTTTACGAATGTGAATCAATATGAAGCGGACTGGGAGCTGAAAGCAGATAATCTGACGATTCAGCAAGGCACGCTGGATAATCTGGATATTCCGGCTCTAAGTTCAAAGCAAATTGCGATTCCTTACACATTGCCTGCTGCCCAGCCTGGGGTCGAGTATTGGCTCAATGTCAGCTTTAAGCTGAAGGCAGACACCTTATGGGCGAAGCAGGGACACGAAATCGCCAAGCAGCAATTCAGTCTTCCGGTAGCGGATCCTGGACGTCCTGTTACCGATCTTTCTTCGGTTTCGAGTGTGGATGTACAGGAGCAGGATTCCAAAGTAACGATTAACAACTCCGATATGGAGCTGACTTTTGACAAGAGCAAAGGAACGATCGATTCATTCACGTATCAAGGTAAACAATTAATGAAAGACGGTCCGGTTCCTAACTTCTGGAGAGCTCCGATTGATAATGACAAGGGCAACGGGGAGCCGTCCCGAACAGCAACTTGGAAAAACGCCGGTGACAATCGAACCGTTACGAAAACAACGGTAACGAAGATCGGCGACAAAATTGTTCGCATCGATGTGGAGGGGACACTTCCAACGACAACCGCTTCAGCGTATAAAACCTCGTATACCGTCTTTGGCAACGGTGACATTGTCGTATCCAACTACATGAAGCCGGGTGCAAGCTCTTTGCCGGAAATTCCAGTAGTTGGCACCATGGTGACCGTTCCTCAGGAATTTGAGAACATCACTTGGTACGGCCGAGGACCTTATGAGAACTATCAGGATAGAAATTCGGGTTCGGATGTCAGTATGTACAGCAGTACAGTGGAAGATCAATTCTTCCCTTACATTGAACCATCGGAAACAGGCAACAAGACGGATGTGCGATGGGTGGCTCTGACCAATGAGAGCGGTGACGGCCTCATGGCTATCGGCGCTCCGACGATCGAAGCTAGCGCCCTGCACTACACACCTAACGACCTCGACGGTCCGCAGCATCCTTATCAAGTCACACACCGTGACGATATCACGCTTCGTCTCAACTATAAGCAAATGGGTGTCGGCGGAGACGACAGCTGGGGAGCGAAGCCGCATGCGCCATACATGCTGCTGGCAAATAGGGACTACAGCTATAGCTACACGCTCCGGCCTATTACTGCAAGCAGCTCTAACTTGATGAGCGCCAGCAAGCCTATCACTACAGTGAACTTGATTAAATCGATTACCGTAAACGGCAAGGCTCTCGATGGATTTGATCCAGAGAAGCTGAGCTATACGTACAACATCCTGCGCGGACAAGAACAAGTACCGACTGTGGATGTGAAGACGGTAGACGATCAAGTAATCTATCACATTACTCCAGCTGCCGATGTGTCGGGGAAAACGGTAATCACGGTATCATCTGCGGATGGCTTGATTACCCAGACTTATGACATTCAATTCCAAGTCGTTGATCACTATTTGAGCGATATGGATTGGGTTAGCGCGACAACAGGATGGTCAACTGTCAAGAAAGACACGAGTATTGACGGCAATCCGATTCGTTTACGCGGAGATAGTGGTACAGTTACTTACGCCAAAGGGATCGGTACTCATGCCGATTCGGAAATCATTTACGACCTCACCGGTAAAAATTATGAGAGATTCAAAGCCATGGTTGGTGTGGATCAAGAGGTCTCCAATACAGGCTCGGACCGCAATACGGTCGTGTTCCAAGTGTTCCTTGACGGAGAAAAGGCATTTGACAGCGGACTCATGAGAGCAACAACGGTTGCGAAGCCGGTGGATCTCGATGTAACCGGCAAGAATGAACTCAAGTTGGTCGTTTCGCAGTATGATAACGTCAACTATGAAGATCACGGCGACTGGGCGGATGCAATGCTGGTTCCTGGCGCTAGAAACAACGACGCTACCTTGCATTCGATTTCGCTGGGTGATCAACCGCTAAGCGGATTCGATCCTGAGGTCTTGTCCTATGAGGTCGAATTGCCGTTAGGCACAACTACCGTACCTTCCGTTACGAAAGCTGTGTACAACGAGAAAGCTAGCATTGCCGTCCAGAATGCGGAAGCAATTCCTGGTACAACGATGATCGTTGTCACAGCTGAGAGTGGAAGCAAGCGGACCTATGAAATTCACTTTACTGCGGCTCAACCGGCAGCCGCTACTTTGGAAGCACCTGCTGAAGTTAAGGCTGAGCAGCAATTCGATGCAGCGTACAGCCTGAGTGGTGTAACACAAAGCGTATATGCTGAAGATGTGACATTCACCTATGATCCTGATCGTCTCGAACTGATTTCGGCTGAAGCCGCAGATGATCATACGACGATTGTGGATAAAACGGAAGGTTCCGGTCAAGTTCGTCTCTTGCTTGCCCATATAGGAGGCAGCTTCTCGAATGGTGAAGTGCTGAAGCTCCACTTTAAAGCACTTGCAGTTGATGAAACTTCCAGCACAGAAGTTCAGCTCAGTAAAGTTGTTCTTGCTGATGGCAGTGGGGTTGAGCACGAGCTTGAGGGCACATCTCACAGCATTCTTATTGATGTTGTAGATAAGGCATCCTTGACTAGTCTGATTGAAGAAGCACAAAGCAAGCATGATGCAGCGGTGGAAGGAACAGCTTCCGGTCAATACCCTGCTGGCTCTAAGGCTGAGCTTCAGGCAGCGATTGATCAAGCTCAAGCCATTGCTGGTAGCACCGATGCGACGCAAGAGCAAGTAGACCAAGCGGAAGCCGCGCTGTCTGCTTCGCTGCAAGCATTCATCGATTCCATCATTCACAACAGCCCTGGGGATATGAACAATGACGGTAAATATTCCATTGGTGACCTTGCGATGCTGGCGGCAGCTTATGGAAAAACGTCCGCAGATGCGGGCTGGGATTCCATCAAGCATGCGGACTTCAACAATGACGGCAAGATCGGCATTGAAGATTTGGCTGCCATGGCACTCAAGCTGTTTGAGTAA
- the speD gene encoding adenosylmethionine decarboxylase, with protein sequence MILTSEQRITLHGFNNLTKSLSFNMYDICFTKTKTEREAYIAYIDQQYNADRLTAILKSVADIIGAHVLNISKQDYDPQGSSVTMLVSEGPIEKAPNESFEESPGPLPHAVVGHLNTSHITVHTYPEYHPDEGISTFRADIDVSTCGEISPLKALNYLIRSFDTDIMTMDYRVRGFTRDISGHKLFIDHEISSIQNYIPSEIKDMYHMIDVNVYQENIFHTKCKLREFDLNNYLFGYTKDTLSKEEQLEIEKSVKWEMDEIFYGKNMVFV encoded by the coding sequence TTGATCTTAACGTCAGAGCAGCGCATCACGCTGCATGGATTTAACAATTTGACCAAATCGTTAAGCTTTAACATGTACGATATTTGCTTTACCAAGACCAAAACTGAGCGGGAAGCGTACATTGCCTATATAGACCAACAGTACAATGCGGACAGGCTGACAGCTATTCTGAAAAGCGTAGCCGACATCATCGGTGCGCATGTGCTGAATATATCCAAACAGGATTATGACCCGCAAGGCTCCAGTGTGACCATGTTGGTGTCGGAAGGACCGATCGAGAAGGCGCCCAACGAATCGTTTGAAGAGTCGCCGGGGCCGCTGCCTCATGCCGTTGTCGGTCATTTGAATACGAGTCATATTACTGTGCATACCTACCCGGAATACCATCCCGACGAAGGTATCAGCACGTTTCGGGCGGATATCGACGTATCCACCTGCGGGGAAATTTCGCCGCTTAAAGCGCTGAACTACCTCATCCGATCCTTTGATACCGACATCATGACCATGGATTACAGAGTTCGGGGCTTTACTCGGGATATTAGCGGTCACAAACTGTTCATTGATCATGAAATCAGCTCGATTCAGAACTATATACCTAGCGAAATCAAAGATATGTACCATATGATCGATGTGAATGTGTACCAAGAGAATATTTTTCATACGAAGTGTAAGCTGCGTGAATTCGATCTGAATAACTACTTGTTCGGTTACACGAAGGACACGCTCAGCAAGGAAGAACAGCTGGAGATCGAGAAGAGCGTCAAGTGGGAAATGGACGAAATATTTTATGGAAAAAATATGGTTTTCGTTTGA
- a CDS encoding DinB family protein — translation MNFKLDEAIEILERVPQSLALLLSGLSVGWLQSNEGKGTWNAEEVIDHLIEADKTNWIPRLQFILEEGESKPFPPFDRFAHLDVSSNVTQDQKLLEFQKIRQGNITKLRQLVASELDLEQTGNHPAFGTVRVRELIATWAVHDLTHTAQIVRVIAERYRSDVGPWIEFLGILKRPELA, via the coding sequence ATGAACTTTAAGTTGGATGAAGCAATTGAAATATTGGAGCGAGTACCGCAATCATTGGCATTGTTACTGTCCGGGTTGTCAGTCGGCTGGCTGCAATCCAATGAAGGGAAAGGCACATGGAATGCGGAGGAAGTGATTGATCATCTCATCGAAGCGGACAAGACCAATTGGATTCCCCGATTGCAATTTATACTGGAGGAGGGCGAGAGCAAGCCGTTCCCGCCATTTGACAGGTTCGCACATTTGGATGTAAGCTCCAACGTTACGCAGGATCAGAAGCTGCTGGAATTTCAAAAAATCAGGCAAGGGAATATTACGAAGCTGAGGCAGTTGGTTGCTAGCGAGTTGGATCTTGAACAGACAGGGAACCATCCTGCTTTCGGGACGGTTCGCGTTCGAGAGCTGATAGCTACATGGGCTGTTCACGATTTAACGCACACGGCTCAAATTGTTCGAGTGATAGCGGAACGTTACAGAAGTGACGTAGGGCCTTGGATTGAATTCCTTGGTATTCTGAAAAGGCCGGAACTGGCTTGA
- a CDS encoding sugar ABC transporter permease, with product MQFIQEARSLIKHNIREYGMYIALLIIMLTFSIMTGGLFMSSRNISNLIDATGYIAVLAVGMTLVIVIRHIDLSVGFAAGFLGAIAAVLLTQAGVPFYLTIPIILILGILVGLFNGLLVAQFGIPSFVASLAGMLVFRGALLRVTEKTGTIIIKDDHFNAIGNGFIPAIAKVNGLNLLSLILGAVIIILYIYSELAKRRNKLKYNFEVVSKGIFTLRIMLVSAIIAYITWILAGYNGFSWTVIIVLIVVAVYHFLTTSTVLGRHIYSVGSNPEAANLSGISVKKITYIVFGSMGLLSALSGILFTARLQSATTTAGTLFELDAIAAAYVGGVSAAGGVGKVTGSIIGAIVMASLSSGMNLLGIGISYQYMIRGAVLAIAVIFDVVTRKKRA from the coding sequence GTGCAATTTATACAAGAAGCGAGATCTCTCATCAAACATAATATTCGGGAATACGGGATGTATATTGCCTTACTTATCATCATGCTGACATTCTCGATCATGACGGGCGGCCTGTTCATGTCGTCGCGTAACATCAGCAATCTGATAGATGCGACGGGGTATATCGCGGTTCTGGCAGTCGGCATGACCCTAGTCATCGTCATTCGGCACATCGATTTATCCGTTGGCTTCGCTGCCGGCTTTCTCGGGGCGATTGCGGCCGTACTCCTTACACAAGCGGGCGTTCCCTTCTACTTAACCATACCGATTATCCTCATTCTTGGAATCCTCGTCGGATTATTCAACGGCTTGTTGGTGGCTCAGTTCGGTATACCTTCATTCGTAGCCTCTCTGGCGGGTATGCTGGTTTTCCGGGGAGCGCTTCTGCGTGTTACGGAAAAGACGGGGACGATCATTATTAAAGATGATCATTTTAACGCAATCGGGAACGGGTTTATTCCTGCGATTGCCAAAGTAAACGGACTCAATCTGCTTTCTTTGATTCTGGGCGCGGTTATCATCATCTTGTATATCTACAGCGAATTGGCCAAGCGAAGAAATAAGCTGAAGTACAATTTTGAAGTTGTATCCAAGGGCATATTTACATTAAGAATCATGTTAGTCTCGGCAATTATCGCCTATATTACGTGGATTCTTGCCGGGTACAACGGCTTTTCCTGGACAGTCATCATCGTGCTGATTGTCGTAGCGGTCTATCATTTTCTGACGACCTCCACGGTGTTAGGCAGGCATATTTATTCCGTGGGAAGCAATCCCGAAGCGGCGAACCTGAGCGGGATCAGCGTAAAGAAAATTACTTACATTGTTTTCGGATCAATGGGTCTTCTCTCGGCACTGTCGGGTATTCTGTTCACGGCCCGGCTGCAATCCGCTACCACGACGGCGGGCACGCTGTTTGAGCTGGATGCGATTGCCGCCGCTTACGTGGGAGGTGTATCGGCTGCCGGTGGAGTCGGGAAAGTAACGGGCTCCATCATCGGCGCGATTGTCATGGCTTCCCTTTCCAGCGGCATGAACCTGCTAGGCATAGGAATATCCTACCAATATATGATTCGCGGTGCGGTGCTGGCGATCGCCGTTATTTTCGACGTTGTGACCCGTAAGAAACGTGCATAA
- a CDS encoding sugar ABC transporter ATP-binding protein translates to MNPYLLEMKHISKEFTGVKALSNVNFKVSKGEIHCLIGENGAGKSTLMKVLSGVYPHGTYAGDIVFEGSVQNFAKISDSVKAGIAIIYQELALFPDLTVYENIFAGNEVKKGFLVDWNQTIARAKEMLNKVKLNVNPEALIKDLGVGKQQLVEIAKALSKDVKLLILDEPTAALNETESENLLQLLRELKTQGITSIMISHKLKEVTAIADKVTVLRDGQTICTLDASEGEISEPVIIKHMVGREIEDIYPKRQHQQPGETVLEVKNWTAYDANLGRNVVRDVNFYVKKGEIVGIAGLMGSGRTELAQSVFGNPKSYKLQGELLIKGEKKSFKHPKDAIKAGIAYVTEDRKGDGLFLIQDIKQNISAANLYGVASQGVINENEEVKVSNHYKESLNIKAPSVEQLVGNLSGGNQQKVSLGKWLFVNPSLLILDEPTRGIDVGAKFEIYTIMNKLIREGLSIIMISSELSEVLGMSDRVYVMAEGKITGELPIEKADQETIMKLATQ, encoded by the coding sequence ATGAACCCATACTTGTTAGAGATGAAACATATTTCCAAGGAGTTCACAGGAGTGAAAGCCTTGTCGAACGTGAATTTCAAAGTGAGCAAGGGCGAGATTCACTGCTTGATCGGTGAGAACGGGGCAGGCAAATCCACGCTCATGAAGGTGCTCAGCGGCGTGTATCCGCATGGAACCTACGCGGGAGATATCGTGTTTGAGGGGAGTGTCCAAAACTTCGCCAAGATCAGCGACAGCGTGAAAGCGGGGATCGCCATCATTTATCAGGAATTGGCTTTGTTTCCCGATCTGACGGTGTATGAGAATATTTTTGCCGGTAATGAGGTGAAGAAGGGCTTTCTCGTAGATTGGAACCAGACCATCGCCCGGGCCAAAGAGATGCTGAACAAAGTGAAGCTGAATGTCAATCCGGAGGCGCTTATCAAAGATTTGGGCGTAGGCAAGCAGCAGCTGGTGGAGATTGCTAAAGCACTCAGCAAGGATGTCAAGCTGCTGATTCTGGATGAACCGACGGCTGCGCTTAACGAAACGGAGAGCGAGAACCTGCTCCAGCTGCTGAGAGAGTTGAAAACGCAAGGAATTACCAGCATTATGATTTCCCACAAGCTGAAGGAAGTCACTGCGATTGCAGATAAGGTGACGGTGCTGCGGGATGGCCAGACCATCTGTACGCTGGACGCATCGGAAGGCGAAATTTCCGAGCCTGTCATTATCAAGCACATGGTGGGACGCGAGATTGAGGATATTTATCCCAAAAGGCAGCACCAGCAGCCCGGTGAAACGGTCTTGGAAGTCAAGAACTGGACGGCTTATGATGCCAATTTAGGTCGAAATGTCGTGAGAGATGTAAATTTTTATGTGAAAAAAGGCGAAATCGTGGGCATTGCCGGACTCATGGGCTCCGGTCGGACCGAGCTGGCGCAGAGTGTATTCGGCAACCCAAAGTCATATAAATTGCAGGGCGAGCTACTGATAAAAGGTGAAAAGAAATCGTTCAAGCATCCCAAAGATGCCATTAAAGCGGGAATTGCTTATGTGACGGAGGATCGTAAGGGTGACGGGCTGTTTTTGATCCAGGACATCAAGCAGAATATATCCGCTGCCAATTTATACGGCGTTGCCTCGCAAGGTGTCATCAACGAGAACGAAGAAGTCAAGGTATCCAATCATTACAAAGAGTCCTTAAATATTAAAGCTCCGTCCGTGGAGCAATTGGTCGGGAATTTAAGCGGAGGCAACCAGCAAAAGGTATCGCTCGGCAAATGGTTGTTTGTAAATCCCAGTCTTTTGATTTTGGATGAACCGACACGGGGTATCGATGTTGGAGCAAAGTTCGAAATCTACACCATTATGAACAAGCTGATTCGTGAAGGCCTGAGCATCATCATGATCTCATCGGAGCTTAGCGAGGTTCTCGGTATGAGTGACCGCGTGTATGTGATGGCGGAAGGGAAGATCACGGGTGAGCTGCCGATCGAGAAGGCGGATCAAGAAACGATTATGAAGCTTGCAACGCAATAG
- a CDS encoding sugar ABC transporter substrate-binding protein, translated as MKSALKTISVMLIVMMLAVFAAACGQSSKVSVGIVLPTKDEPRWVQDEQRFKDALNGTKYSTEILFSQGSSAKEKENVEALIAKGIQVLIICPQDGDAAAASVEAAKKAGIQVISYDRLITNTDAVNYYVTFDSVAVGKAQAQYLVDHAKGKGQPLYLYAGAASDNNAFLFFQGAWSVLQPKIADGTFKIANSSEAVALQGNAELSRDQMSKIVGQVTTNWDANEAKNKAQTHLTAAAADAKGDVAILAPNDGTARSIADVFASDKAITSFVVTGQDAEKASIQYVIDGKQSMTVFKDVRTLVKDAMGMAVAILDGKTPETTGSYNNGKIDVKAKQTNVIVVDKANVKSALVDSGYYQASDFKGL; from the coding sequence ATGAAAAGCGCTTTGAAAACGATTTCAGTCATGTTGATTGTCATGATGCTGGCTGTGTTTGCAGCAGCATGCGGTCAAAGCAGTAAGGTTAGTGTAGGGATCGTCCTTCCTACAAAAGATGAACCGAGATGGGTGCAGGATGAGCAAAGATTCAAGGATGCGCTGAACGGTACGAAATACTCGACGGAAATCTTATTCAGCCAAGGCTCTTCCGCGAAGGAAAAAGAGAATGTCGAAGCCTTGATCGCCAAAGGCATTCAAGTATTGATTATTTGTCCTCAAGACGGCGATGCTGCGGCGGCTTCTGTGGAAGCTGCTAAAAAAGCAGGTATTCAAGTCATCTCCTATGACCGTTTGATTACAAATACAGATGCAGTGAACTACTATGTAACTTTCGACAGCGTTGCGGTAGGTAAAGCGCAAGCGCAATACCTGGTTGATCATGCCAAAGGCAAAGGCCAGCCGCTGTACTTATACGCCGGAGCCGCTTCCGATAACAATGCGTTCCTGTTCTTCCAAGGCGCTTGGTCGGTTCTTCAGCCTAAGATCGCTGACGGCACCTTTAAGATCGCGAACTCCAGCGAAGCTGTAGCGCTGCAAGGTAACGCAGAGTTGTCCCGCGATCAGATGAGCAAAATCGTCGGTCAGGTAACAACGAACTGGGACGCGAATGAAGCGAAAAACAAAGCTCAAACCCACTTGACTGCGGCTGCAGCGGATGCCAAGGGTGATGTTGCCATCCTGGCGCCGAATGATGGTACAGCGCGTTCAATCGCCGATGTGTTCGCATCGGATAAAGCCATCACCAGCTTTGTCGTAACAGGTCAAGACGCCGAAAAAGCGTCCATCCAGTATGTAATCGACGGCAAACAGTCGATGACCGTTTTCAAAGATGTTCGTACACTTGTCAAAGACGCAATGGGTATGGCTGTAGCGATTCTGGACGGCAAAACGCCTGAAACGACCGGATCTTACAACAACGGTAAAATTGATGTGAAAGCGAAGCAAACCAATGTCATCGTAGTTGACAAAGCGAATGTGAAATCCGCTCTTGTTGATTCCGGCTATTATCAAGCGAGTGATTTTAAAGGTTTGTAA